The following are encoded in a window of Gramella sp. MT6 genomic DNA:
- the accD gene encoding acetyl-CoA carboxylase, carboxyltransferase subunit beta gives MAWFKRTQKGIQTPTEEKKDVPKGLWYKSPTGKIVDAEQLESNFYVSPEDGYHVRIGSNEYFKILFDDNKFKELDKGMTSKDPLNFEDTKKYTDRLKAAEDKTGLKDAVRCAVGKSKGKELVIACMDFKFIGGSMGSVVGEKIARAADYALKNRIPFMIISKSGGARMQEAALSLMQLAKTSVKLAQLADAKIPYISLATDPTTGGTTASFAMLGDINISEPGALIGFAGPRVVKDTTGKDLPKDFQTSEFLKEKGFLDFITKRSELKDKVNLYLDLIQNQPVRA, from the coding sequence ATGGCTTGGTTTAAAAGAACACAAAAAGGAATACAGACACCTACAGAGGAAAAGAAAGATGTCCCAAAAGGACTATGGTATAAATCCCCTACAGGCAAAATTGTTGATGCCGAACAACTGGAAAGCAATTTCTATGTAAGTCCGGAAGATGGCTACCATGTTAGAATAGGTAGTAATGAATATTTCAAGATCCTTTTTGATGATAATAAGTTCAAAGAACTTGATAAGGGAATGACCTCAAAGGACCCATTAAACTTTGAGGATACAAAAAAATACACCGATAGATTAAAAGCCGCTGAAGATAAAACCGGTTTAAAAGATGCGGTTCGATGTGCTGTTGGAAAATCTAAAGGTAAGGAACTGGTAATAGCATGTATGGATTTTAAATTCATTGGTGGAAGTATGGGATCTGTGGTTGGCGAAAAAATCGCCCGTGCCGCAGATTATGCACTAAAGAATAGAATACCATTCATGATCATTTCTAAATCTGGGGGAGCCAGAATGCAGGAAGCGGCATTATCTTTAATGCAACTTGCAAAAACTTCGGTTAAACTGGCCCAGCTTGCAGATGCAAAAATACCATACATTTCTCTAGCAACAGACCCTACAACCGGTGGTACTACTGCTTCTTTCGCAATGTTAGGTGATATCAATATCTCTGAACCTGGAGCTTTGATAGGTTTTGCAGGTCCTCGTGTGGTAAAAGATACAACAGGAAAAGATCTTCCAAAAGACTTTCAAACATCAGAATTTCTAAAAGAAAAAGGCTTTCTAGATTTTATTACCAAAAGATCTGAATTGAAGGATAAAGTAAACCTTTATCTGGATCTTATTCAGAATCAACCAGTAAGAGCATAA
- the rpsO gene encoding 30S ribosomal protein S15, whose amino-acid sequence MYLAKEKKEEIFEKHGKGKNDTGSAEGQIALFTYRIAHLSEHLKKNRKDFNSERSLVRLVGKRRSLLDYLMKKDIMRYRAIVKELGLRK is encoded by the coding sequence ATGTATTTAGCAAAAGAGAAAAAAGAAGAGATCTTCGAAAAGCACGGTAAAGGAAAGAATGATACCGGTTCAGCTGAAGGACAGATCGCATTGTTCACTTACAGAATTGCTCACCTTTCTGAGCACCTGAAGAAAAACCGTAAGGATTTTAACTCAGAGCGCTCGCTGGTAAGACTGGTTGGTAAAAGAAGAAGTCTTCTAGACTACTTGATGAAGAAGGATATCATGAGGTATCGTGCCATCGTTAAGGAACTAGGATTAAGAAAATAA
- a CDS encoding polyribonucleotide nucleotidyltransferase — MIPKTFKEVIDLGDGRTISLETGKLAKQAHGSVVVQMGNAMLLCTVVSSYTPTTMDFFPLTLDYREKFAAAGLFPGGYFKREARPSSEEILVMRLVDRVLRPLFPKDYKFETQVMIQLMSHDDEVMPDALAGLAASAAIQLSDIPFETPISEARVARVNGEFVLNPSREKLAEADMDIMVGASADSVMMVEGQFDECSEEEMAEAIKFAHEAIKVQCEAQVRLAEAFGKKEPREYEVAATDEEIEKKILDATYQKAYDIAKSGTSKKERSEAFSELKEEVKAMFSEEELEEKGKMISGYFNDAQKKAVRDLTLKEGIRLDGRKTDEIRPIWCEVDYLPSTHGSAIFTRGETQALATVTLGTSREANQVDLPTQQGEETFYLHYNFPPFSTGEAYPIRGTSRREIGHGNLAQRALKGMIPADCPYTVRVVSEVLESNGSSSMATVCAGTMALMDSGVQLKKPVSGIAMGLISDGENYAVLSDILGDEDHLGDMDFKVTGTEDGITACQMDIKIKGLSYEILVNALKQARAGRLHILEKLTETIPSPNQNVKAHSPKIITRRIPNEFIGALIGPGGKVIQELQKETKTEIVINEDPVTEEGIVEILGTQQEGIDKVLAKIDSITFKPEKGSVYEVKVVKILDFGAVVEYVDAPGNEVLLHISELAWERTNDVNDVLKLGDVIDVKYFGLDPKTRKDKVSRKALLEKPEGYKERAPRDRDDKRDNRGSRDNRGSRDNRGRDDRKPREKRD; from the coding sequence ATGATTCCAAAAACATTTAAGGAGGTTATCGACCTAGGAGATGGCAGGACCATTTCTCTCGAAACCGGAAAATTGGCAAAGCAGGCTCACGGGTCGGTTGTTGTTCAAATGGGTAATGCCATGTTACTTTGTACGGTAGTGTCATCTTACACTCCAACTACAATGGATTTCTTTCCATTAACATTGGATTATCGCGAAAAATTTGCTGCGGCAGGTCTATTCCCTGGAGGTTACTTTAAAAGAGAAGCAAGACCAAGCAGCGAAGAAATTTTAGTAATGCGTTTAGTAGACCGTGTATTGCGTCCACTATTCCCTAAAGATTACAAATTCGAAACTCAGGTAATGATCCAGTTAATGTCTCATGACGATGAAGTTATGCCAGACGCATTAGCAGGATTAGCAGCATCTGCAGCTATTCAATTATCTGATATTCCTTTTGAAACTCCTATTTCTGAAGCTCGTGTAGCCAGAGTTAATGGAGAGTTCGTGCTAAACCCAAGCAGAGAAAAACTTGCTGAAGCAGACATGGATATCATGGTTGGTGCATCTGCAGATTCTGTGATGATGGTTGAAGGACAATTTGACGAATGTTCTGAAGAAGAAATGGCTGAGGCTATTAAATTCGCTCATGAAGCTATCAAAGTTCAGTGTGAGGCACAGGTAAGACTTGCTGAAGCATTCGGAAAAAAAGAACCTCGTGAGTATGAAGTAGCCGCTACAGATGAAGAGATCGAAAAGAAGATCCTTGACGCTACTTACCAGAAAGCATATGATATCGCTAAAAGTGGTACAAGTAAAAAAGAGAGAAGCGAAGCTTTTTCTGAATTAAAAGAAGAAGTAAAAGCTATGTTCTCTGAGGAGGAACTTGAAGAAAAAGGGAAAATGATCTCTGGATACTTCAACGATGCTCAGAAAAAAGCCGTTCGTGACCTTACCCTGAAAGAAGGAATAAGACTTGACGGAAGAAAGACTGACGAAATTCGTCCAATATGGTGTGAAGTAGATTATCTTCCATCAACGCATGGTTCAGCGATCTTTACTCGTGGGGAAACTCAGGCATTAGCTACGGTAACCCTTGGAACGTCTAGAGAAGCGAATCAGGTAGACCTTCCAACACAACAAGGAGAAGAAACATTTTACTTACATTATAACTTCCCTCCTTTCTCAACCGGAGAAGCTTACCCAATTAGAGGTACTTCAAGAAGAGAGATAGGACACGGAAACCTGGCACAACGAGCATTAAAAGGAATGATCCCAGCTGATTGTCCTTACACTGTTCGTGTAGTATCTGAAGTATTGGAATCTAACGGTTCTTCTTCTATGGCTACCGTTTGTGCAGGAACAATGGCATTAATGGATTCTGGTGTTCAATTGAAAAAACCAGTTTCAGGTATCGCTATGGGATTAATTTCTGATGGTGAAAACTACGCTGTACTATCTGACATCCTTGGGGACGAAGATCATCTAGGTGATATGGACTTTAAAGTTACAGGAACTGAAGACGGAATTACTGCTTGCCAGATGGACATCAAGATCAAAGGTCTTTCTTATGAGATCCTTGTGAATGCATTAAAACAAGCAAGAGCCGGAAGACTTCACATTCTTGAAAAATTAACTGAAACTATTCCATCTCCAAACCAGAATGTAAAAGCTCATTCTCCTAAGATCATTACCAGAAGAATTCCAAATGAATTCATTGGTGCATTGATCGGACCTGGAGGTAAAGTTATTCAGGAACTTCAGAAAGAAACCAAAACAGAGATCGTGATCAATGAAGATCCGGTAACTGAAGAAGGTATCGTTGAAATTCTTGGAACTCAGCAGGAAGGAATTGATAAGGTATTGGCTAAGATAGATTCTATCACGTTCAAACCAGAAAAAGGTAGCGTATATGAAGTTAAGGTGGTTAAGATCCTTGATTTTGGTGCAGTTGTAGAATATGTTGATGCTCCGGGTAACGAAGTACTTCTTCATATTTCAGAACTTGCCTGGGAACGTACCAATGATGTAAATGATGTTCTGAAATTAGGTGATGTGATCGATGTTAAATACTTCGGCCTAGATCCTAAAACCAGAAAAGATAAAGTTTCCAGAAAGGCTTTACTTGAAAAACCTGAAGGTTATAAAGAAAGAGCGCCTAGAGACAGAGACGACAAAAGAGACAACAGAGGCTCTAGAGATAATCGCGGTTCTCGTGACAACCGAGGTCGTGATGATAGGAAACCAAGAGAAAAAAGAGATTAA
- a CDS encoding sigma-70 family RNA polymerase sigma factor, translated as MRQLKITKQVTNRETASLDKYLQEIGKVDLITADEEVELAQRIKAGDNRALEKLTKANLRFVVSVAKQYQNQGLTLPDLINEGNLGLIKAAKRFDETRGFKFISYAVWWIRQSILQALAEQSRIVRLPLNKIGSINKINKTFAFLEQSHERPPSAEEIAKELDMTINDVKESMKNSGRHVSMDAPLVEGEDSNLYDVLRSGESPNPDKELLHESLRTEIERALETLTPREADVIRLYFGLGDQHPMTLEEIGETFDLTRERVRQIKEKAIRRLKHTSRSKILKTYLG; from the coding sequence ATGAGACAACTTAAAATTACGAAGCAGGTAACCAATCGTGAAACCGCTTCGTTAGACAAGTATTTGCAAGAAATTGGAAAAGTAGACCTAATCACTGCTGATGAAGAGGTAGAACTGGCACAAAGAATTAAAGCAGGTGATAACCGTGCCTTAGAGAAACTTACAAAAGCGAACCTTCGTTTTGTGGTTTCTGTAGCAAAACAATATCAAAACCAGGGATTAACCCTTCCCGACCTTATTAACGAGGGAAACTTAGGGCTTATTAAGGCTGCAAAACGTTTCGATGAAACTCGTGGTTTTAAATTTATATCTTACGCTGTATGGTGGATTAGACAATCTATCCTCCAAGCGTTAGCTGAACAATCTAGAATTGTTCGTTTACCATTGAACAAAATTGGTTCAATAAACAAAATAAACAAGACTTTTGCTTTCTTAGAGCAGTCACATGAGCGTCCGCCAAGTGCTGAAGAGATTGCGAAAGAGCTTGATATGACCATTAATGACGTTAAAGAATCTATGAAGAATTCTGGACGTCACGTATCTATGGATGCTCCATTAGTTGAAGGAGAAGATTCTAACCTTTACGATGTATTGCGTTCTGGTGAGTCTCCAAATCCAGACAAGGAGCTTTTGCATGAATCTCTTAGAACAGAGATAGAGCGTGCATTAGAGACTCTTACGCCGCGTGAAGCTGATGTTATCAGACTTTATTTTGGCCTGGGAGACCAACATCCTATGACATTAGAAGAAATTGGCGAGACTTTTGATCTAACCAGAGAAAGAGTACGTCAAATTAAAGAAAAAGCTATTAGAAGACTTAAGCATACGTCTAGAAGTAAAATTTTAAAAACGTATCTTGGTTAA
- the rpe gene encoding ribulose-phosphate 3-epimerase produces the protein MNKTLIAPSVLAADFGNLQRDIEMVNNSEADWFHIDIMDGIFVPNISYGMPVLKAITKHAEKTIDVHLMIVDPDRYIKEFAKLGADILTVHYEACTHLHRTIQAIQAEGMKAGVAINPHTSVDLLKDIINDIDLVLIMSVNPGFGGQSFIDNTYHKIQRLTEIISMHNADTLIEIDGGVTDENAAELSRAGANVLVAGSFVFKSENQPETIKNLKKIANS, from the coding sequence ATGAACAAAACACTTATTGCCCCTTCTGTACTGGCTGCCGATTTTGGCAATCTCCAACGTGATATCGAAATGGTTAACAATAGCGAGGCAGACTGGTTTCATATAGATATTATGGACGGCATCTTTGTTCCGAATATTTCTTACGGAATGCCGGTACTTAAAGCTATTACAAAACATGCTGAAAAAACGATCGATGTACATTTGATGATCGTAGATCCAGACAGGTATATAAAAGAATTTGCAAAATTAGGTGCAGATATCCTAACCGTACATTATGAAGCCTGTACCCATTTACATAGAACAATTCAGGCAATACAGGCAGAAGGTATGAAAGCTGGTGTAGCTATCAACCCTCATACAAGTGTCGATCTCTTAAAAGACATTATAAACGATATTGACCTGGTACTTATAATGAGTGTAAATCCTGGGTTTGGCGGCCAGAGTTTTATTGATAATACCTACCATAAGATTCAAAGACTAACGGAAATCATTTCTATGCATAATGCTGATACCCTTATCGAAATCGATGGTGGAGTTACAGATGAAAATGCAGCTGAACTTTCTCGTGCCGGAGCCAATGTTCTTGTTGCCGGCAGTTTTGTTTTCAAATCTGAAAACCAGCCAGAAACCATAAAAAACTTAAAAAAAATTGCAAACTCCTAA
- a CDS encoding YpdA family putative bacillithiol disulfide reductase, with protein MQTPNNKYEVVIIGGGPIGIACALEAEKKGISYVILEKGCLVNSLYHYPTNMTFFSTSEKLELDNIPFISNNPKPRKREALEYYRRIATNQNVNIHLFEKVNSVETKPDQTHSVKTTSGEYLTENVIVATGFYDIPNYLGIPGEDLPKVSHYYNDPHYYATQKTVVVGASNSAVDAALEIYRKGGEVTMVVRKPEIGERVKYWVRPDIINRIEEGSIKVYFESSLKEIKNKEVIIATPEGEVTLENDFALLLTGYRPNFGFLQNLGIKLSDDGKKIPQYNEETMETNIPGIFLAGVICGGVETHKWFIENSRVHAKMIMEHLSSKTRV; from the coding sequence TTGCAAACTCCTAATAATAAATACGAAGTAGTCATTATTGGAGGCGGACCTATTGGTATTGCCTGCGCCCTGGAAGCAGAAAAAAAAGGTATTTCTTATGTCATTTTGGAAAAAGGCTGCCTGGTAAATTCTCTTTACCACTACCCTACTAATATGACATTCTTTTCGACTTCAGAGAAGCTGGAACTTGACAATATTCCTTTTATCAGCAATAATCCTAAGCCCAGGAAAAGGGAAGCGCTGGAATATTACCGCAGGATAGCGACAAATCAAAATGTCAATATTCATTTATTTGAAAAAGTAAACTCGGTTGAAACCAAGCCAGATCAAACCCATAGTGTTAAAACTACTTCTGGAGAATATCTTACAGAAAATGTGATAGTTGCTACCGGTTTCTATGATATCCCAAATTACCTGGGAATTCCTGGTGAAGACCTGCCTAAAGTATCTCACTATTATAACGATCCACATTATTATGCCACACAGAAAACTGTTGTTGTAGGTGCAAGTAACTCAGCAGTAGATGCCGCTCTGGAAATATACCGGAAGGGTGGTGAAGTTACAATGGTGGTTAGAAAACCTGAGATTGGAGAACGAGTGAAATACTGGGTTAGACCAGATATTATTAATAGAATTGAAGAAGGAAGTATAAAGGTATATTTTGAATCTTCACTGAAAGAGATAAAAAATAAAGAAGTAATTATTGCAACTCCGGAAGGAGAAGTTACTCTTGAGAACGATTTCGCGCTCTTATTAACAGGATATAGACCTAATTTTGGGTTTCTGCAGAATTTGGGAATAAAACTGTCTGACGACGGCAAAAAAATCCCTCAATATAATGAAGAGACTATGGAGACTAATATCCCCGGAATTTTTCTGGCAGGGGTTATTTGCGGAGGAGTGGAAACCCACAAATGGTTTATTGAAAACTCACGCGTACACGCAAAAATGATCATGGAACATCTTAGCAGTAAAACCAGGGTTTAA